From the genome of Nasonia vitripennis strain AsymCx chromosome 1, Nvit_psr_1.1, whole genome shotgun sequence, one region includes:
- the LOC103316021 gene encoding speckle-type POZ protein B-like isoform X1, with product MEGAQPQTSTESAQPQTSTGSAQPQTRTGSAQRQTSTGSVQPQTSTGSAQPQTSTESAQPQTSVESTLCETSIKSIIKQRIIAASAQRQTSTESAQPQTSTGSAQPQTNTGSAQPQTSTESAQPQTSTESAQPQTSVESTLCETSIKSIIKQQIIAASANRPELQIIALPMVRQPVTEDGRQIITHRTDFLYTWTIGNYSESSELIAEKFESTVFPDQDPDSSQHFSWSLELYPRGSNPQFDEYISMKILCRNPYKRYIKAECQFEIENCKHEKSHVMQCKFHYVETGVYTIEKWLKRDILEQEKETLLPNGVLKIICQIRTYIRTTSTTNITEDSLFALSEDIKKLYLNPKFSDYTLISRKHKFPVHKSILSARSTIFKLMFKCDTDSVSTKISDVNTGVLKELLRYIYTDRVKNLKKHAMKLMMASDLYGVYGCKVMCEKVICNDLKADEALDLLVICHNHAARYLEEEVRRFIYANARDVVNSPSYKMVRRKNYPILRSVLETLASWKTQEESKNLL from the coding sequence ATGGAGGGTGCCCAGCCACAAACAAGCACGGAGAGTGCCCAGCCACAAACAAGCACGGGGAGTGCCCAGCCACAAACACGCACGGGGAGTGCCCAGCGACAAACAAGCACGGGGAGTGTCCAGCCACAAACAAGCACGGGGAGTGCCCAGCCACAAACAAGCACGGAGAGTGCCCAGCCACAAACAAGCGTTGAGAGTACCTTGTGCGAAACAAGCATAAAGAGTATCATCAAGCAGCGAATAATAGCGGCGAGTGCCCAGCGACAAACAAGCACGGAGAGTGCCCAGCCACAAACAAGCACGGGGAGTGCCCAGCCACAAACAAACACGGGGAGTGCCCAGCCACAAACAAGCACGGAGAGTGCTCAGCCACAAACAAGCACGGAGAGTGCCCAGCCACAAACAAGCGTTGAGAGTACCTTGTGCGAAACAAGCATAAAGAGTATCATCAAGCAGCAAATAATAGCGGCGAGTGCCAATAGACCTGAACTGCAGATCATCGCACTGCCAATGGTAAGGCAGCCAGTTACGGAAGACGGGCGTCAAATAATAACACACAGAACTGATTTTCTTTATACATGGACGATCGGCAACTACAGTGAAAGTTCCGAATTGATTGcagaaaaatttgaatcaaCGGTATTTCCAGACCAAGACCCGGACAGCTCACAACACTTCTCGTGGAGTCTAGAGTTATATCCCAGAGGCTCCAATCCGCAATTCGACGAATATATATCAATGAAGATACTGTGCAGAAATCCATACAAGAGGTACATCAAAGCTGAGTGCCAATTTGAAATCGAAAACTGCAAACATGAAAAGTCGCATGTTATGCAGTGTAAGTTTCACTACGTGGAAACGGGAGTGTATACGATTGAAAAGTGGTTGAAAAGAGACATACTTGAACAAGAAAAGGAGACTCTGTTGCCAAACGGAGTGTTGAAGATAATTTGTCAAATAAGAACTTACATAAGGACTACCAGTACTACGAACATAACTGAAGACAGTCTATTTGCATTGTCTGAAGatataaaaaaactttatcTTAATCCGAAGTTTAGTGACTATACACTTATTTCACGGAAACACAAGTTTCCAGTTCACAAATCTATATTATCAGCCAGAAGTACGATTTTCAAATTAATGTTCAAATGCGATACCGACTCAGTTTCGACAAAAATAAGCGACGTCAATACCGGAGTTTTAAAGGAACTGTTGCGTTACATTTATACTGATCgagtaaaaaatttgaaaaaacacGCAATGAAATTAATGATGGCAAGTGACCTTTACGGTGTTTACGGCTGCAAGGTTATGTGTGAAAAGGTTATTTGTAATGATTTAAAGGCTGATGAGGCACTGGATCTTCTTGTGATCTGTCATAATCATGCCGCTAGGTATCTCGAAGAAGAAGTTCGGAGATTTATTTACGCTAATGCAAGAGATGTAGTTAATTCACCAAGCTACAAAATggtaagaagaaaaaattatccGATCTTACGTTCTGTTCTTGAAACCCTGGCATCGTGGAAAACTCAAGAGGAATCTAAGAATTTATTGTGA
- the LOC103316021 gene encoding cell wall protein RTB1-like isoform X2 yields MEGAQPQTSTESAQPQTSTGSAQPQTRTGSAQRQTSTGSVQPQTSTGSAQPQTSTESAQPQTSVESTLCETSIKSIIKQRIIAASAQRQTSTESAQPQTSTGSAQPQTNTGSAQPQTSTESAQPQTSTESAQPQTSVESTLCETSIKSIIKQQIIAASANRPELQIIALPMKNLNQRYFQTKTRTAHNTSRGV; encoded by the exons ATGGAGGGTGCCCAGCCACAAACAAGCACGGAGAGTGCCCAGCCACAAACAAGCACGGGGAGTGCCCAGCCACAAACACGCACGGGGAGTGCCCAGCGACAAACAAGCACGGGGAGTGTCCAGCCACAAACAAGCACGGGGAGTGCCCAGCCACAAACAAGCACGGAGAGTGCCCAGCCACAAACAAGCGTTGAGAGTACCTTGTGCGAAACAAGCATAAAGAGTATCATCAAGCAGCGAATAATAGCGGCGAGTGCCCAGCGACAAACAAGCACGGAGAGTGCCCAGCCACAAACAAGCACGGGGAGTGCCCAGCCACAAACAAACACGGGGAGTGCCCAGCCACAAACAAGCACGGAGAGTGCTCAGCCACAAACAAGCACGGAGAGTGCCCAGCCACAAACAAGCGTTGAGAGTACCTTGTGCGAAACAAGCATAAAGAGTATCATCAAGCAGCAAATAATAGCGGCGAGTGCCAATAGACCTGAACTGCAGATCATCGCACTGCCAATG aaaaatttgaatcaaCGGTATTTCCAGACCAAGACCCGGACAGCTCACAACACTTCTCGTGGAGTCTAG